From a region of the Salvelinus fontinalis isolate EN_2023a chromosome 13, ASM2944872v1, whole genome shotgun sequence genome:
- the LOC129868481 gene encoding uncharacterized protein LOC129868481: protein MELAERCSIPMNDYGDATGLQTPGAGTPRTENIYQSLRSPNITSIQRQAKPHNRMQWKKFVFPLLLFNALLLIIILVIVGVHYSHFTGALSSKNGDFRQNEEAWHLHHNGFYLFWQSVGDCLTANSFCQQNNATLTTLQPQNTVWLLARARGQQLWVLKLRDTTEGSADGATEDDSENDADCALLTGDPTQPSMSPDHMKSQGWVCERKASPPHVSGNQ, encoded by the exons ATGGAGCTGGCTGAAAGATGCAGCATTCCAATGAATGATtatggggatgccacagggttACAGACCCCAGGTGCAGGGACACCTAGAACAGAGAACATCTACCAGTCTCTTCGGTCTCCAAACATAACGTCAATACAGAGACAGGCAA AGCCACATAACAGGATGCAATGGAAAAAGTTTGTGTTCCCTCTACTCCTCTTCAATGCACTTTTACTGATTATCATTCTGGTAATTGTTGGAGTTCACT ATTCCCATTTCACCGGGGCATTGTCATCTAAAAATGGAG ATTTCAGACAGAATGAAGAAGCGTGGCATCTCCATCACAATGGGTTCTATCTCTTCTGGCAGAGTGTGGGGGATTGCTTAACTGCTAATAGCTTCTGTCAGCAGAACAACGCTACGCTGACCACATTGCAGCCACAGAACACG GTTTGGTTGTTGGCCAGGGCCAGAGGACAGCAGCTTTGGGTCCTTAAGCTGAGGGATACGACCGAGGGATCTGCAGATGGTGCCACAGAG GATGATTCTGAAAATGATGCTGATTGTGCCCTCTTGACTGGGGATCCCACCCAGCCCTCAATGAGCCCAGACCACATGAAGAGCCAGGGGTGGGTGTGTGAGAGGAAGGCCTCTCCACCGCATGTCTCTGGAAATCAATAA